In Anguilla rostrata isolate EN2019 chromosome 1, ASM1855537v3, whole genome shotgun sequence, a genomic segment contains:
- the nup153 gene encoding nuclear pore complex protein Nup153 isoform X2 produces the protein MASAGGGKIRSRRYHIASKPYAKGKQGLISRVTDTVKSIVPSWLQSYFRNGEPAAGVGTPTEEPPETHLNSQPPLPADGEDPSPLTDEHEPKASTSNAEPPSTSRAALNFHDVLARPPLNRTHLHLSSLDSSPVLRGGSSTLFSQPSTSSAPYTSAGPTGYSLVKEIKDSSSLHEDDNISTTSGFSSRASDKDVTTSKNVPFMWSPEHDRTHPGPQLTGSTLKKPAFNLSVFGTSSTSPANSLILNSSKLGDSPFYPGKTTYGGSAAVRSAARVRPDTPYQAPVRRQIKAKGAGSQPYGVTSLTARRILQSLERMSSPLADAKRIPSPCSLALPTALNRPDAGLTHLQSKRKKMDAQLPPVQKLVTPATPSVAGNRSMSFRPCLTPCSNQSGVLARRGSTDRSTRQSIQTTEAPALPVQSTSGLYPLSSTPAANGTDSRGSGGKMKRERGIRASTKPAPEDEIAEVPDLPPVSLPISSASLPTFNFSSVPMSTATSSPAASSSLSNKVPAAASSPPCTPFTFSSPIVKATEPSLLPLSPSSGFTFSAPVAKPILSDFGGKASPIVTPVKSASAAGSPAEKSEEFMGSLQPAKTLKQGSVLDILRSPGFSSSSPGSAILPVQAPPPTQESSSDSGSGSDSGSALLDKLKPAAGSWSCDACMLSNGPSLSKCAACCTDRPGADCSKADAKPAPAPASGFGALFAPAAGSWECDTCMVQNKAEALKCVACEMPKPGTGVKPAPALPAFSEALSAPAAPSSSSTTMLGTGFVGFGDKFKKPEGAWDCDTCMVQNKAQDSKCVSCQSAKPGSAAPAAAASAPVLSGGGLLGFGDKFKKPEGGWECDACLVQNKADALQCVACETSKPGAKAEPKGFGSFAASSSSSSTSSFTFGIQSSSSADPAPASSGGFKFGDQGGFKFGTSSSGGFGGGFKFNAGSSSAAGGEDEKKAGSGFKFGGGIVFGTGSSGGSSSGGSSSESADKASSEAPAEAESSAAAAEPPSAAPALPGFAFSAPKDKPEAPGPAPTEPAAAPAFSFGKLPEAKPPASQPLAGFTFGKPAEKEPAEPVATDPAPAPAPAFSFGKVEEKQEAGAPPSFLFSGAKEAEKPAPAAGFSFSKPEPPQEEPAPVFSFGKPAEKTDAPEALNPPFGFGAAAADAGAAKPAFGFMAVPATSSSTPAPSLFGAGSAPAGSAPTSTFVFGQSAPGEATKSFLFGQQPDAKPQPAAPQTTAPAPSAAQPFLFGSGNTPAAPSFSFGAAAPSTVSSTAPGSSSTPFMFGSAAGSAAPPAFGAGAAPAFGQGSGQPSAPAFGSGAPSLFSAPASQPPAFGVQPGSTFGPQANATPTFGSAAATAANSAAGGGFQFGGPGAFGASGSSPGVFAFGAAPGAPAATTPAPTGPAQPAAPAGGFAFNQVPNFTIGSAKNSFNTAPPGQHSISGRKIKTAVRRRK, from the exons ATGGCGTCCGCAGGAGGAGGGAAAATTAGAAGCCGGAGATATCACATCGCTTCTAAACCATACGCCAAAGGCAAACAG GGCTTAATCAGTCGAGTGACAGACACAGTGAAGAGCATCGTTCCCTCGTGGCTGCAGAGTTACTTTCGTAACGGGGAGCCGGCGGCAGGGGTGGGGACTCCCACTGAAGAGCCGCCCGAGACCCACCTGAACAGCCAGCCGCCCCTCCCCGCCGACGGAGaggacccctcccccctcacagaTGAGCACGAACCAAAGGCCAGCACCAGTAACGCAG AGCCGCCCTCCACCAGCCGAGCGGCTCTCAACTTCCACGATGTTCTGGCTAGGCCCCCCCTCAATCGCACCCACCTGCACCTGTCATCCCTGGACAGCTCCCCTGTTCTGCGGggaggctccagcaccctcttCAGCCAGCCTTCCACCTCGTCCGCCCCCTACACGAGCGCTGGGCCCACCGGGTACTCCCTGGTGAAGGAGATCAAGGACTCCAGCTCCCTGCACGAAGACGACAACATCTCCACCACCAGCGGGTTCTCCTCGCGCGCGTCAGACAAAG atGTGACGACCTCGAAGAACGTGCCCTTCATGTGGTCCCCTGAGCACGACCGCACCCACCCTGGTCCCCAGCTGACCGGCTCCACGCTAAAGAAGCCTGCGTTCAACCTGTCCGTGTTTGGGACGTCCTCTACT tCTCCAGCAAACAGCTTGATACTGAACTCCAGCAAGCTGGGGGATTCCCCCTTCTACCCGGGCAAGACCACGTATGGAGGCAGTGCAGCAGTCCGGAGCGCCGCGCGGGTTCGACCGGACACACCTTACCAG GCTCCAGTGCGGAGACAGATCAAGGCCAAGGGGGCGGGGTCTCAGCCGTATGGGGTGACCAGCCTGACCGCCCGCCGCATCCTGCAGTCCCTGGAGCGCATGTCCAGTCCGCTCGCC GATGCTAAAAGAATCCCATCACCCTGTTCCTTGGCTTTGCCGACA GCGCTGAACAGACCCGACGCGGGCCTCACGCACCTGCAGTCGAAAAGGAAAAAG ATGGACGCCCAGTTGCCCCCTGTGCAGAAGCTGGTGACCCCAGCCACGCCCTCGGTGGCGGGGAATCGTTCCATGTCCTTCCGGCCCTGCCTGACGCCCTGCAGTAACCAGAGCGGTGTGCTGGCGAGGCGCGGCAGCACTGACAGG TCCACAAGACAATCAATACAGACAACTGAGGCACCAGCGCTGCCAGTTCAAAG TACCAGCGGCCTGTATCCCTTGTCGAGCACCCCGGCGGCCAACGGTACAGACTCGCGCGGCTCTGGGGGGAAgatgaaaagggagagaggcatCCGAGCCTCCACCAAACCTGCCCCAGAGGATGAG atTGCGGAGGTGCCGGATTTGCCCCCCGTCTCCCTTCCCATAAGCTCCGCCTCCCTGCCCACCTTCAACTTCTCCTCCGTGCCCATGTCCACTGCCACTTCATCACCTGCTGCGTCCAGCTCTCTCAGCAACAAG GTCCCAGCAGCAGCATCCagccccccctgcacccccttcACCTTCTCGTCCCCCATCGTCAAAGCCACAGAGCCCAGCCTTCTacctctgtccccctct tctggaTTCACCTTCAGTGCACCTGTCGCTAAACCTATCCTGTCTGATTTCGGTGGGAAGGCCTCCCCAATCGTGACCCCAG TGAAGTCGGCGTCTGCTGCAGGCTCTCCGGCTGAAAAGAGTGAGGAGTTTATGGGCTCTTTGCAGCCAGCCAAGACCCTGAAGCAGGGCAGTGTGCTGGACATCCTGAGGAGCCCGG GATTCTCCTCTTCGTCACCAGGGAGCGCCATTCTTCCTgtccaggctccgcccccaacCCAGGAGTCGTCCTCGGACTCTGGCTCCGGCTCGGATTCTGGCTCCGCGCTTCTGGACAAGCTCAAACCGGCCGCCGGGTCGTGGAGCTGCGACGCCTGCATGCTTAGCAACGGCCCGTCGCTAAGCAAGTGCGCAGCCTGCTGCACGGACCGGCCCGGCGCGGACTGCTCTAAAGCGGACGCTAAGCCCGCCCCCGCGCCCGCGTCCGGGTTCGGGGCTCTGTTCGCCCCCGCGGCCGGGAGCTGGGAGTGTGACACGTGCATGGTGCAGAACAAGGCCGAGGCGCTCAAGTGCGTGGCCTGCGAGATGCCCAAGCctgggactggagttaaacccgcccCAGCCCTGCCCGCTTTCTCTGAGGCTCTGAGCGCTCCCGCggcccccagcagcagcagcaccaccatgCTGGGGACGGGGTTTGTGGGCTTCGGAGACAAGTTTAAGAAGCCCGAGGGGGCCTGGGACTGTGACACCTGCATGGTGCAGAACAAGGCCCAGGATTCTAAGTGTGTGTCCTGCCAGAGTGCTAAGCCAG GATCGGCAGCGCCAGCAGCAGCGGCGAGCGCCCCCGTCCTGTCAggaggggggctgctggggttCGGAGACAAGTTTAAGAAGCCGGAGGGCGGCTGGGAGTGCGACGCGTGCCTTGTGCAGAACAAGGCGGACGCCCTGCAGTGCGTGGCCTGTGAGACCAGCAAGCCCGGAGCCAAAGCGGAGCCCAAAG GGTTCGGCTCCTTCgcggcctcctccagctcctcctccacctcctccttcaccttCGGCATCCAGTCCTCCTCCAGCGcggaccccgcccccgccagctCCGGGGGCTTCAAATTCGGGGATCAGGGGGGCTTCAAATTCGGGACCTCTTCTTCGGGGGGTTTCGGCGGGGGCTTCAAGTTCAACGCAGGCTCCTCCTCGGCGGCCGGAGGGGAGGACGAGAAGAAGGCGGGGTCCGGCTTCAAGTTCGGCGGAGGGATCGTGTTCGGCACGGGGAGCAGCGGCGGGAGCAGCAGCGGCGGGAGCAGCAGCGAGAGCGCGGATAAAGCGTCGAGCGAAGCGCCAGCGGAGGCCGAGTCCAGCGCAGCGGCGGCCGAGCCCCCCAGCGCCGCCCCCGCGCTGCCGGGGTTCGCCTTCTCCGCCCCCAAGGACAAGCCCGaggcccccggccccgcccccacagagCCTGCGGCGGCCCCGGCCTTCTCTTTCGGGAAGCTGCCCGAGGCCAAGCCCCCGGCGAGCCAGCCGCTGGCCGGCTTCACCTTCGGGAAGCCCGCTGAGAAAGAGCCCGCCGAGCCGGTCGCCACggaccccgcccctgcccccgcccccgccttcTCTTTCGGGAAAgtggaggagaagcaggaggcCGGcgctcctccctccttcctgttcAGCGGGGCGAAGGAGGCGGAGAAGCCGGCTCCTGCCGCCGGGTTCTCCTTCAGCAAGCCCGAGCCGCCCCAGGAGGAGCCCGCGCCCGTGTTCTCTTTCGGCAAGCCTGCGGAGAAGACGGACGCGCCCGAGGCCCTCAATCCGCCCTTCGGCTTTGGAGCAGCCGCCGCAG ACGCAGGTGCCGCCAAGCCGGCTTTTGGCTTCATGGCAGTACCGGCCACCTCCTCTTCGACGCCGGCACCCAGCCTGTTCGgcgccggctccgcccccgcaggctccgcccccaccaGCACCTTCGTGTTCGGGCAGAGTGCCCCCGGCGAAGCCACCAAGTCCTTTCTGTTCGGACAGCAGCCGGACGCCAAGCCCCAGCCGGCGGCCCCCCAGACCACCGCGCCGGCCCCGTCAGCGGCCCAGCCCTTCCTGTTCGGCTCCGGCAACACCCCCGCCGCGCCCTCCTTCAGCTTCGGAGCGGCGGCGCCCTCTACTGTCAGCTCCACAG CGCCTGGCTCCTCCTCCACGCCGTTCATGTTTGGCTCAGCAGCCGGGTCGGCAGCGCCCCCTGCGttcggggcgggggcggcgccTGCGTTCGGGCAGGGCTCCGGCCAGCCCAGCGCCCCGGCCTTCGGCTCAGGCGCTCCCTCCCTGTTCTCCGCCCCCGCCTCCCAGCCCCCCGCCTTCGGGGTGCAGCCCGGCTCCACCTTCGGCCCGCAGGCCAACGCCACGCCCACCTTCGGatccgccgccgccaccgccgccaaCTCTGCTGCGG GTGGAGGGTTCCAGTTTGGGGGTCCCGGTGCTTTCGGGGCCTCGGGCAGCAGCCCGGGCGTGTTTGCGTTTGGAGCCGCCCCGGGGGCCCCTGCCGCCACCACGCCCGCCCCCACCGGCCCCGCCCAACCTGCTGCTCCCGCCGGGGGCTTCGCCTTCAACCAGGTCCCCAACTTCACCATAGG